Proteins encoded together in one Phyllostomus discolor isolate MPI-MPIP mPhyDis1 chromosome 6, mPhyDis1.pri.v3, whole genome shotgun sequence window:
- the LOC114498881 gene encoding olfactory receptor 51H1-like: protein MANNNYSHFQHLYFVLTGIPGLEQMYYWMAFPLGAIYVIALFGNSVIISTIKSESSLHIPMYYFLCMLALADMGLALCTLPSMLGIFWFNYKSIAFDACLVQMYFIHTFSAIESGVLVAMAFDRVVAIWTPLRYSTILTNGVVFRTGAVILTRAVCVVFPVPFLIKRLPFYRSNVLSHSFCLHQDVMRLACASTRVNSLYGLIAVIFTKGSDSLCILLSYVFILRTVMAMASREGRLKALNTCVSHICAVLIFYVPLIGVSVIHRFGKHLSPLTHVLMANAYLLIPPVLNPIVYTVKTKEIRRKIIQIFVRTKITSES, encoded by the coding sequence ATGGCAAATAATAACTACTCCCACTTCCAACACCTTTACTTTGTCTTAACTGGGATTCCAGGGCTTGAACAAATGTACTACTGGATGGCATTCCCACTGGGTGCTATCTATGTTATTGCCCTCTTTGGGAATAGTGTCATCATCTCTACCATCAAGTCTGAATCGTCCCTGCATATCCCCATGTACTACTTTCTGTGTATGCTGGCTCTGGCAGACATGGGACTTGCCCTCTGTACTTTGCCCTCTATGCTAGGCATATTCTGGTTTAACTACAAATCCATTGCCTTTGATGCCTGCCTTGTTCAGATGTACTTCATCCACACCTTTTCGGCCATTGAGTCTGGCGTGCTGGTGGCCATGGCCTTTGATCGGGTGGTGGCAATCTGGACCCCCCTCAGGTATAGCACCATTTTAACCAATGGTGTAGTCTTCAGAACAGGGGCAGTCATCTTGACAAGGGCAGTCTGTGTGgtcttccctgtgccttttctcaTCAAACGGCTCCCCTTCTACCGATCCAATGTCCTGTCCCACTCCTTCTGCCTCCACCAAGATGTGATGCGCCTTGCCTGTGCCAGTACCCGTGTTAACAGTCTCTATGGCCTCATTGCTGTAATCTTCACCAAGGGCTCTGACTCCCTCTGCATCCTCCTCTCCTATGTCTTCATACTCCGAACAGTAATGGCCATGGCCTCAAGGGAGGGCCGGCTGAAGGCACTCAACACCTGTGTTTCACACATCTGTGCTGTACTCATCTTCTATGTGCCACTCATCGGGGTGTCTGTCATCCATCGTTTTGGAAAGCACCTTTCACCACTGACTCATGTCCTCATGGCTAATGCCTACCTTCTTATACCCCCTGTGCTGAACCCCATAGTCTATACTGTGAAGACCAAGGAGATACGAAGGAAGATCATCCAGATATTTGTTCGAACCAAGATTACTTCAGAGAGTTAA
- the LOC114500624 gene encoding olfactory receptor 51H1, whose translation MMDLNASLVNHHSFILTGIPGMPDKNPWMAFPLGFLYTLTLLGNGTILAVIKTDQSLHEPMYYFLSILAVTDVSLSMSTLPSMLRIFWFNAPEISFDACITQMFFIHGFGVVESGVLVSMAFDRFVAIRDPLHYASILTHGIIGKIGITVLTRAVCVVFPVPFLIKRLPFCSSNVLSHSYCLHQDAMRLACASTRINSLYGLIIVIFTLGLDALIILISYMLILKTVLGIASKAERLKTLNTCFSHICAVLLFYVPLIGITMIHRFGKHLSPVVHMLMANIYLLLPPVLNPVVYSVKTKQIRRRIIYIFQRRKNRT comes from the coding sequence ATGATGGACTTGAATGCATCGCTTGTCAACCACCATAGTTTCATTTTGACAGGTATCCCAGGGATGCCAGATAAAAATCCATGGATGGCCTTTCCCCTGGGATTTCTCTACACACTGACTCTCCTGGGAAATGGTACCATCCTAGCTGTCATCAAGACAGACCAGAGTCTCCATGAGCCTATGTACTACTTCCTTTCCATCTTGGCTGTAACCGATGTTAGTCTCTCCATGTCCACCTTGCCTTCCATGCTCAGAATCTTCTGGTTTAATGCCCCTGAGATTTCCTTTGATGCATGCATCACACAGATGTTCTTCATCCATGGATTTGGAGTGGTAGAATCAGGAGTGTTAGTGTCCATGGCCTTTGACAGATTTGTGGCCATCCGCGACCCGTTACACTATGCTTCCATTCTCACCcatggtatcattggcaaaatcGGAATAACTGTCCTCACCCGGGCAGTCTGTGTGGTCTTCCCTGTGCCCTTCCTTATAAAGCGACTACCCTTTTGCAGTTCCAATGTCTTGTCCCATTCATACTGTCTCCACCAAGATGCAATGCGGCTAGCCTGTGCCAGCACCCGCATCAACAGCCTGTATGGCCTCATTATAGTCATCTTCACATTGGGGCTGGATGCCCTCATCATTCTCATTTCTTACATGCTCATCCTGAAGACTGTACTGGGCATTGCTTCCAAAGCTGAAAGGCTCAAAACACTCAATACctgtttctctcacatctgtgCTGTGCTCCTCTTCTATGTTCCCCTCATTGGCATTACCATGATCCACAGATTTGGGAAGCATTTATCGCCAGTAGTACACATGCTCATGGCCAATATCTATCTATTACTCCCCCCTGTACTAAACCCTGTCGTATACAGTGTGAAGACCAAACAGATACGAAGGCGGATCATCTACATCTTccagagaagaaagaacaggacctaa